The following coding sequences lie in one Tichowtungia aerotolerans genomic window:
- a CDS encoding porin yields the protein MKKVLWVVMAGWPVVGCFAQDVSSQTLEERILRLEQRFEQEAAAREAKLLKRIDELEEQVKELSEESTAPVAVRDESIIQTRMDSLEEQVAILSEEQDYNPLKGITLGGYGELHYNALSGSGGASDKREIDFHRFVLMVGKEFNERIRFQSELELEHSLSGDGEPGEVELEQAYVDFDLNDHHTARAGLFLLPVGLLNETHEPTRFYGVERNPIEKNILPTTWWEAGAGLYGQLSDSVNYAVYLHSGLATSGADSYSVRSGRQKAAKAHASDPAATAALSYSIPGVTVGGSVNVQGDVTQGEAGAEKSEAWMGEIHLDLARGPWGLRALYAQWNLEGDAPAALGADRQFGWYIEPSYRITDTLSVFARYNQWDNTAGSNGSAGGKEQVDVGVNWKPHEQVVLKADYQWQNNENGQDQDGLNLGVGYEF from the coding sequence ATGAAAAAGGTGTTGTGGGTTGTAATGGCCGGATGGCCGGTGGTCGGATGTTTTGCGCAGGATGTTTCTTCGCAAACGCTCGAAGAGCGGATTTTAAGGCTGGAGCAACGGTTTGAGCAGGAGGCTGCGGCTCGCGAAGCAAAACTGCTCAAGCGAATCGATGAGTTGGAGGAACAGGTGAAAGAATTGTCCGAAGAGTCGACTGCGCCGGTTGCGGTTCGCGATGAGTCGATTATACAGACCCGCATGGATTCGCTGGAGGAACAGGTTGCCATTCTGTCTGAGGAGCAGGATTACAATCCGCTGAAAGGTATCACGCTGGGCGGTTACGGAGAGCTGCATTACAATGCGTTAAGCGGATCGGGCGGTGCGAGTGACAAGCGGGAGATTGATTTCCACCGATTCGTATTGATGGTCGGCAAGGAATTTAACGAACGGATTCGTTTCCAGTCCGAGCTTGAGCTTGAGCATTCTTTGTCCGGTGATGGGGAACCGGGGGAGGTTGAACTCGAACAGGCGTATGTAGACTTTGACCTTAACGATCACCATACCGCACGGGCCGGTCTTTTTCTGCTGCCGGTCGGACTGCTGAACGAAACGCACGAGCCGACCCGGTTTTACGGCGTCGAGCGCAATCCGATTGAAAAGAATATTCTGCCGACCACCTGGTGGGAAGCGGGGGCGGGGCTGTATGGGCAGTTGAGCGACTCTGTGAACTATGCGGTATATTTGCATTCAGGGCTGGCGACATCCGGGGCTGACAGTTATTCGGTTCGCTCAGGTCGCCAGAAGGCGGCTAAGGCCCATGCTTCTGATCCGGCGGCTACCGCTGCGCTGAGCTACAGCATTCCCGGCGTAACGGTTGGCGGAAGCGTGAATGTTCAGGGAGATGTGACGCAGGGGGAAGCCGGTGCCGAGAAATCCGAGGCCTGGATGGGGGAAATTCATCTGGATCTGGCTCGCGGTCCGTGGGGATTGCGTGCTCTGTACGCGCAGTGGAATCTTGAAGGGGATGCCCCGGCTGCTCTGGGTGCAGACCGGCAGTTTGGGTGGTATATTGAACCGTCATATCGAATCACCGATACCCTGTCAGTTTTTGCGCGTTACAACCAGTGGGATAATACGGCCGGATCAAACGGTTCTGCTGGCGGGAAAGAGCAGGTTGATGTCGGTGTCAACTGGAAGCCGCACGAACAGGTCGTTCTTAAAGCAGATTACCAGTGGCAGAACAATGAAAACGGCCAGGATCAGGACGGTTTAAACCTCGGTGTGGGATATGAATTCTAA
- a CDS encoding helix-turn-helix domain-containing protein, with the protein MSEKKIELSSSLEDYLETIFMVAEEKGAALKNLVAAAKQLRA; encoded by the coding sequence ATGTCAGAGAAAAAAATAGAACTCAGCTCCAGCCTTGAAGATTATCTGGAAACCATTTTCATGGTGGCAGAGGAAAAAGGCGCCGCGCTCAAAAACCTGGTCGCCGCCGCCAAACAGCTGAGAGCATAA
- a CDS encoding class I SAM-dependent methyltransferase: MTVTVADITQTLPVPDSSVDVCFVATVLHIPGVKKHADQLFAELRRVLVDGGTAVIIECSSKDLSFGPPEAMRLSADEVEAMAARCGFVAAKRVDLGFNYLINQQLGQPGG, from the coding sequence TTGACCGTCACCGTCGCGGATATCACCCAGACGCTGCCGGTTCCGGACAGCTCGGTCGATGTGTGTTTTGTCGCGACCGTTTTGCACATTCCGGGTGTCAAAAAACATGCGGATCAGTTGTTTGCCGAGCTGCGCCGCGTGCTCGTTGATGGCGGAACCGCCGTCATCATCGAATGCAGCAGCAAGGATTTGTCATTCGGGCCGCCGGAGGCCATGCGCCTGTCGGCGGACGAGGTTGAAGCGATGGCTGCGCGGTGCGGTTTCGTGGCGGCGAAGCGAGTGGATTTAGGCTTCAATTACCTGATTAATCAACAGCTTGGGCAACCGGGGGGTTAA
- the metE gene encoding 5-methyltetrahydropteroyltriglutamate--homocysteine S-methyltransferase — MKPIQTRTLGYPRIGANRELKKAVEAYWAGTISQDELAETAAQLRSKHWKQQRNAGIDLIPSNDFSFYDHVLDTACLVGALPERIGFGGGNVDLPIYFTAARGVPPAEAAGRIEETAALEMTKWFDTNYHYLVPELQKDQFFRLSSTKPVDEYLQAKTLGIETVPVLLGPISFLLLSKPDGDFDALTLLERLLPVYQSVLAQLKNVGAQSVQLDEPVLALDLTDAQRTAFAPAYSTLAAVAPRIHLTSYFGGLRDNLDTALTLPVASIHCDAVSEPGELNALLEKLPADKTLSLGVVSGRNIWKNDYEKSNALISKAVSKLGAERVLVSSSSSLLHTPVSLEAETGLDDEVKNWLAFADEKLGELAELAKFQRLESAGSDPAWQANAAAAAARRTSPRIHVPTVKTRCAASTPDDAKRQSPFAERIVKQQDALNFPLFPTTTIGSFPQTTEIRQARAKHRKGELGDAEYTQFLKNEIRSVVREQEELGLDCLVHGEPERNDMVEYFGQQLEGYVFSRNGWVQSYGSRCVKPPILFGDVSRPKPMTVDWAVFAQSLTETPMKGMLTGPVTILQWSFVRDDQPRAETMKQIAFAIRDEVNDLEAAGIKVIQIDEPALREGLPLRRTDHAAYLSNAVEAFRISTSGVHDETQIHTHMCYCEFNEVIDSIAALDADVISIEASRSRMELLGAFQDFNYPNQIGPGVWDIHSPRVPSAEEMVELLQKAAQAIPAERLWVNPDCGLKTRAWPETRAALTNMVAAAKQLRA, encoded by the coding sequence ATGAAACCCATTCAAACACGTACCCTTGGCTATCCGCGCATCGGCGCCAACCGCGAACTCAAAAAGGCCGTCGAAGCCTACTGGGCCGGAACCATTTCTCAGGACGAGCTGGCCGAAACCGCCGCACAACTGCGTTCCAAACATTGGAAACAGCAGCGGAACGCCGGCATCGACCTCATCCCGTCCAACGACTTCAGCTTCTACGATCACGTCCTCGACACCGCCTGCCTCGTCGGCGCCCTGCCCGAACGCATCGGCTTCGGCGGGGGCAACGTCGACCTGCCCATCTACTTCACCGCCGCGCGCGGCGTGCCGCCCGCCGAAGCCGCCGGGCGCATCGAAGAAACCGCCGCGCTGGAAATGACCAAATGGTTCGACACCAACTACCACTACCTCGTCCCCGAGCTCCAAAAGGATCAGTTTTTCAGACTCAGCTCCACCAAGCCGGTCGACGAATATCTCCAGGCCAAAACACTCGGCATTGAAACCGTCCCCGTCCTGCTCGGACCGATCAGCTTCCTGCTGCTGAGTAAACCCGACGGCGATTTCGACGCACTCACCCTGCTCGAGCGCCTGCTGCCGGTCTACCAAAGCGTTCTCGCCCAGCTCAAAAACGTCGGCGCGCAAAGCGTCCAGCTCGACGAGCCGGTGCTCGCGCTCGACCTGACCGACGCACAGCGTACGGCCTTCGCCCCGGCCTACTCAACACTCGCCGCCGTCGCGCCGCGCATTCACCTGACCTCCTACTTCGGCGGACTGCGCGACAACCTCGACACCGCCCTCACCCTGCCCGTCGCCTCTATCCACTGCGACGCCGTCAGCGAGCCCGGCGAGCTCAACGCGCTGCTCGAAAAACTGCCCGCCGACAAGACGCTCTCGCTCGGCGTCGTCAGCGGCCGCAACATCTGGAAAAACGACTACGAAAAATCCAACGCGCTCATTTCGAAAGCCGTCAGCAAACTCGGCGCCGAGCGCGTACTCGTTTCCAGCTCCAGCTCGCTGCTGCACACACCCGTCAGCCTCGAAGCCGAAACCGGACTCGACGACGAAGTGAAAAACTGGCTGGCATTCGCCGACGAAAAACTCGGCGAACTCGCTGAACTCGCGAAATTCCAGAGATTGGAATCCGCGGGAAGCGATCCGGCATGGCAGGCCAACGCGGCGGCCGCCGCCGCGCGCCGCACCAGCCCGCGCATTCACGTGCCGACCGTGAAAACACGCTGCGCCGCATCAACACCCGACGATGCAAAACGCCAAAGCCCGTTCGCCGAGCGAATCGTCAAACAGCAGGACGCACTGAACTTCCCGCTGTTCCCAACGACAACCATCGGCTCTTTCCCGCAGACAACCGAAATCCGGCAGGCGCGCGCCAAACACCGCAAGGGCGAACTTGGCGACGCCGAATACACCCAGTTCCTGAAAAACGAAATCCGCAGCGTTGTCCGCGAACAGGAGGAACTCGGTCTCGACTGCCTCGTCCACGGCGAACCGGAGCGCAACGATATGGTTGAATATTTCGGCCAGCAGCTCGAAGGCTATGTCTTCAGCCGCAACGGCTGGGTGCAGAGCTACGGTTCGCGCTGCGTCAAACCGCCGATTCTCTTCGGCGACGTCTCGCGCCCGAAGCCGATGACCGTCGACTGGGCCGTCTTTGCCCAGTCGCTCACCGAGACCCCGATGAAAGGCATGCTCACCGGCCCTGTCACCATCCTGCAATGGAGCTTTGTGCGCGACGACCAGCCGCGGGCGGAAACCATGAAGCAAATCGCCTTCGCCATCCGCGACGAAGTGAACGACCTCGAAGCCGCCGGCATCAAGGTCATCCAGATCGACGAACCCGCGCTGCGCGAAGGCCTGCCGCTGCGCAGAACCGACCACGCCGCCTATCTGAGCAACGCGGTTGAAGCCTTCCGCATCAGCACCAGCGGCGTGCACGACGAAACACAAATCCACACGCACATGTGCTACTGCGAATTCAACGAAGTCATCGATTCCATCGCCGCGCTCGACGCCGACGTCATTTCAATTGAAGCCTCGCGCTCGCGCATGGAACTGCTCGGCGCGTTTCAGGATTTCAATTATCCAAACCAGATCGGCCCCGGCGTGTGGGACATCCACTCGCCGCGCGTGCCATCGGCTGAAGAGATGGTTGAGCTGCTGCAAAAAGCCGCGCAGGCCATTCCGGCGGAACGGCTGTGGGTGAATCCGGACTGCGGACTTAAAACCCGCGCCTGGCCCGAAACCCGCGCTGCACTGACCAATATGGTCGCCGCCGCCAAACAGCTGAGAGCATAA
- a CDS encoding class I SAM-dependent methyltransferase, producing MNKYKAMHKNCKRGRPTSYGMQDPELVFNELALKAGDVFLDVGCGVGDYSLHAAKLVGDSGRVHALDQSPDLVRSLAERAEEVGVSNLTVTVADITQPLPVPDSSVDVCFVATVLHIPGVKKHADQLFAELRRVLVDGGTAVIIECSSKDLSFGPPEAMRLSEDEVEAMAARCGFEATKRVDLGFNYLINQQLGQPGG from the coding sequence ATGAATAAGTACAAAGCAATGCATAAGAACTGTAAGCGCGGACGTCCCACCAGTTATGGGATGCAGGATCCGGAGCTTGTGTTTAACGAACTGGCGCTGAAAGCCGGTGATGTCTTTCTCGATGTCGGCTGCGGGGTGGGCGATTATTCGCTGCACGCGGCGAAGCTCGTGGGCGACTCCGGGCGAGTGCATGCGCTGGATCAATCGCCGGATTTGGTGCGCTCGTTGGCCGAGCGCGCAGAGGAGGTCGGCGTTTCAAATTTGACCGTCACCGTCGCGGATATCACCCAGCCGCTGCCCGTGCCGGACAGCTCGGTCGATGTGTGTTTTGTCGCGACTGTTTTGCACATTCCGGGTGTTAAAAAACATGCGGATCAGTTGTTTGCCGAGCTGCGCCGCGTGCTCGTTGATGGCGGAACCGCCGTCATCATCGAATGCAGCAGCAAGGATTTATCGTTCGGTCCGCCGGAGGCCATGCGCCTGTCGGAGGACGAGGTTGAAGCGATGGCTGCGCGGTGCGGTTTCGAGGCGACGAAGCGGGTGGATTTAGGCTTCAATTACCTGATTAATCAACAGCTTGGGCAACCGGGGGGTTAA
- a CDS encoding TolC family protein: protein MKKRLYRHVVFAVAAGLALTGCVSSSDVRQEISSARTQAFREWEEQRKTSDGDAPLVSGQLSLEDALKLSLAHNKALLAATEARGIARGQLLSSYSGLLPAISLLGSYTRHDDDAYDQNAMGSLDEYSSGIRITQPVFRGGAARAELRRAQLQACSNDEYIRQITEETLLSVASNYYHALLARQLLTVAEDAVASAEAYLNEVTCKRDSGLATEYSVLRARVDVALYQAQMIQQRSRLNVLTTQLLTEMGVQQDSCVELSGTLVYRPMKPVFEQAMELAYQNRPDLGRVQANVRMSEEAIRLAAGRYWPQVNAFATGGWARPDPYESSRDAWGSQAAAGVCVEWPLFDGLLREGRMVESKAALRQSQFELLDAQERAALQIRQAILKLRDTEEFVESQRMNLQLAREGLRLAEIGYRNGVNTEVDITDARSALTRAMGLHYQAICDHAVARLMLQSACGMLSEGDEFKGVTDE from the coding sequence TTGAAAAAGCGGTTGTACAGACACGTCGTATTTGCAGTCGCCGCCGGTCTGGCATTGACCGGCTGCGTTTCATCGAGCGATGTGCGTCAGGAAATCAGTTCCGCCCGCACGCAGGCGTTTCGGGAGTGGGAAGAACAGCGCAAGACATCGGACGGGGACGCTCCGCTCGTCAGCGGGCAGCTCTCACTTGAAGACGCGCTGAAGTTGTCCTTAGCGCACAACAAGGCTTTGCTGGCGGCCACTGAGGCGCGGGGGATCGCGCGCGGGCAGCTATTGTCGTCGTACAGCGGTTTGCTGCCTGCAATTTCGCTGCTCGGCTCGTACACGCGCCATGATGACGACGCATACGATCAAAACGCCATGGGCTCGCTGGATGAATATTCCTCCGGGATTCGGATTACGCAGCCGGTTTTCAGGGGTGGGGCCGCCCGGGCTGAACTCCGGCGGGCGCAGCTGCAGGCCTGCAGCAATGATGAATACATTCGTCAGATCACTGAGGAGACGCTTTTGAGCGTCGCGTCCAACTATTATCACGCCTTGCTTGCCCGGCAGCTGCTGACGGTTGCTGAGGATGCGGTGGCGTCGGCGGAAGCGTATTTAAACGAGGTGACCTGCAAGAGAGACAGCGGTTTGGCGACTGAATACAGTGTGCTTCGGGCCCGCGTCGATGTGGCGTTGTATCAGGCGCAGATGATTCAGCAGCGCAGCCGGCTCAACGTGCTCACGACCCAGCTGTTGACTGAGATGGGAGTTCAGCAGGACAGCTGTGTTGAGTTGTCGGGAACGCTGGTCTACCGTCCCATGAAGCCGGTTTTCGAACAGGCGATGGAGCTGGCGTATCAGAACCGGCCGGATCTGGGGCGGGTGCAGGCGAATGTTCGGATGAGCGAAGAGGCCATTCGCCTGGCCGCCGGCCGTTACTGGCCCCAGGTAAACGCTTTTGCCACCGGCGGGTGGGCTCGCCCCGATCCTTATGAAAGCTCCCGCGATGCGTGGGGTTCGCAGGCTGCGGCGGGCGTCTGCGTTGAATGGCCGCTCTTTGACGGGCTTCTGCGCGAGGGCCGGATGGTTGAAAGCAAAGCCGCATTGCGTCAATCCCAATTTGAACTGCTGGATGCTCAGGAGCGGGCCGCGCTGCAGATTCGCCAGGCCATCCTGAAGCTGCGTGATACGGAAGAGTTCGTTGAGTCGCAGCGGATGAACCTTCAGCTGGCCCGGGAAGGGTTGCGTCTGGCTGAGATCGGATATCGCAACGGAGTGAACACGGAAGTTGATATCACGGATGCCCGTTCGGCGCTGACTCGTGCGATGGGGCTGCATTATCAGGCGATCTGTGATCATGCCGTCGCCCGGCTGATGTTGCAGTCGGCTTGCGGCATGCTGTCCGAGGGCGACGAGTTTAAAGGAGTGACTGATGAATAA
- a CDS encoding efflux RND transporter permease subunit has protein sequence MNLARLAVQNKAIMQVLLVLVLLGGILAYGRLGRLEDPEFTIKEAVIYTQYPGATAEQVELEVTEPIETAVQQLKQLKEVRSISRAGLSIVFAEIKEVYDKETLPQVWDELRRKVGHAGEGLPPGCCPPMVNDDFGDVYGVYFALTGDGYSQHDLREIALDLRRELLLCRDVGRIDFWGLQPEVVYIEIDRVRLAQLGLDPTVLFNAIRQQNAMTDAGKVAVGSEDVRLRVSGDYTDVDELAEQLVQGGPDGRMIRLKDIARIERGYLDPPVELLQWNGQDAVGIGISTVSGGDVIAMGNSIARRLEQLKGRVPLGVEVHSIAHQSETVEKATRGFVLNLVAAVAIVMLLLVLFMGLREGFIISVVLLLTILATFLCMDAMGITLQRISLGALIIALGMLVDNAIVVAEGIVIKSRCGQSRAQAAEETVRETQWPLLGATGIAILAFAAITLSKDMTGEWLKSLFQVICISLGLSWVFAITVTPYLCVAILPERLGCEHEPRGNRFARGYRRFVGLCIDHRRISLAAVGALLMVAMWGFGFVRQDFMPDMNRPQITVDIWMPEGTHISQTADEAAAVSDYIRTLDGVEDVASFVGRGPLRFLLTYEPQMPSSAYGQLLVTLDDYQKIPALRSLLTAYLNEHHPRAVTSVDAFKLGPGGGAVVARLSGPDGEVLRELAGKVKAVMGSHENARSIRTDWGEPVKVQTVCLSDARAREAGLGRTAIARSLAMNFSGANVGVYRQDDDLLPIVLRPPCEQRHGIGNIGDIQVWSGARQDWIPIEQVTDGRHVEWETPVVHRLNRMRVLRVFCKQIHGTTDSLLRQLRPSIEAIDLPEGYTLEWGGEHEEQVEANSKLMSNVPIAFAAMFLISVLLFNTLRHPLIIFLGLPLAVIGVAAGMLLADKPFGFMAMLGFLSLSGMLIKNEIVLLDQINIELAAGKKPYRAVLDSAAGRVRPVCMAAFTTVLGMTPLLWDAFFAPMAVTIMGGLAFATVLTLVVVPVLYSTFFKVYREEVSR, from the coding sequence ATGAACCTTGCCAGACTAGCTGTTCAAAACAAAGCGATCATGCAGGTGCTCCTCGTACTGGTTTTGCTGGGGGGAATCCTGGCTTACGGCAGGTTGGGACGCCTGGAAGATCCGGAATTTACGATCAAGGAAGCGGTCATTTATACGCAGTATCCGGGGGCAACGGCGGAACAGGTCGAGCTGGAAGTTACGGAGCCGATCGAAACGGCGGTTCAGCAACTTAAGCAGCTGAAGGAGGTGCGGTCTATTTCGCGCGCCGGGCTGTCGATCGTTTTTGCGGAAATCAAAGAGGTTTACGATAAGGAGACGCTGCCCCAGGTCTGGGACGAGCTGCGCCGCAAAGTCGGCCATGCCGGAGAGGGCCTGCCGCCCGGCTGTTGCCCGCCGATGGTCAATGATGATTTCGGCGATGTCTATGGCGTCTACTTTGCGCTGACCGGTGACGGCTATTCGCAGCACGATCTGCGGGAGATTGCCCTGGATCTGCGTCGCGAGCTGCTTCTCTGCCGGGATGTCGGCCGGATTGATTTCTGGGGGCTGCAGCCCGAGGTCGTTTACATTGAAATCGATCGCGTCAGGCTTGCGCAGCTGGGACTGGATCCAACTGTACTCTTCAACGCGATTCGACAGCAGAATGCCATGACGGATGCGGGAAAGGTGGCTGTCGGCTCTGAGGATGTGCGCCTGCGTGTCAGCGGGGACTACACGGATGTGGATGAACTGGCCGAACAGCTGGTTCAGGGCGGCCCGGACGGCCGCATGATCCGGCTGAAGGACATTGCCCGCATCGAGCGGGGATATCTTGACCCGCCCGTCGAGCTCCTGCAGTGGAACGGGCAGGACGCGGTGGGGATCGGCATTTCCACGGTGTCCGGCGGCGACGTGATTGCCATGGGCAACTCCATCGCCCGGCGGCTCGAACAGCTGAAAGGGCGGGTTCCCCTGGGAGTTGAGGTTCATTCTATTGCACATCAGTCCGAGACGGTAGAAAAGGCGACCCGCGGTTTTGTGCTGAACCTGGTGGCGGCGGTGGCCATTGTGATGCTGCTGTTGGTTTTGTTTATGGGCTTGCGGGAAGGCTTCATTATCAGCGTGGTTCTGCTGCTGACCATCCTGGCGACGTTTTTGTGCATGGATGCCATGGGGATCACGCTGCAGCGCATTTCGCTGGGGGCGTTGATTATTGCGCTGGGCATGCTGGTGGATAATGCCATTGTCGTGGCCGAAGGGATTGTCATTAAGTCCCGCTGCGGGCAGAGCCGTGCGCAGGCGGCTGAGGAAACGGTTCGCGAAACGCAATGGCCGCTGCTCGGCGCAACCGGAATTGCCATCCTGGCATTTGCCGCGATTACCTTGTCCAAAGACATGACGGGCGAGTGGCTCAAGAGCCTCTTTCAGGTCATCTGTATTTCGCTGGGGCTCAGCTGGGTGTTTGCCATTACGGTGACTCCGTATTTGTGTGTTGCCATTTTGCCGGAGCGACTCGGCTGTGAGCATGAGCCGCGGGGCAATCGTTTCGCGCGCGGCTACCGGCGGTTTGTCGGTTTGTGTATTGATCACCGGCGCATTTCGCTGGCGGCGGTGGGCGCCTTGCTGATGGTTGCCATGTGGGGCTTTGGTTTTGTTCGGCAGGACTTTATGCCGGACATGAACCGACCGCAGATTACGGTGGACATCTGGATGCCGGAGGGAACCCATATCAGCCAAACCGCCGACGAGGCGGCCGCGGTGAGCGATTATATTCGCACGTTGGACGGAGTGGAGGATGTGGCGAGTTTCGTCGGCCGCGGGCCGCTGCGGTTCCTGCTGACCTATGAACCCCAGATGCCGAGCAGCGCCTACGGCCAGTTATTGGTGACTCTGGATGATTATCAGAAGATTCCGGCGCTGCGGTCGCTCCTGACCGCTTACCTGAACGAACACCATCCGCGGGCCGTGACCAGTGTTGATGCGTTCAAGCTGGGGCCCGGCGGCGGCGCGGTGGTGGCCCGCCTCAGCGGGCCGGACGGCGAGGTGCTGCGGGAACTGGCGGGGAAGGTGAAAGCGGTCATGGGATCGCATGAGAACGCCCGCAGCATTCGGACCGACTGGGGAGAGCCGGTAAAAGTTCAAACCGTTTGCCTGTCCGATGCGCGTGCCCGTGAGGCCGGCCTGGGCCGGACGGCGATTGCCCGCTCGCTGGCGATGAACTTTTCCGGGGCCAACGTCGGCGTGTATCGTCAGGACGACGATCTGCTGCCGATTGTCCTCCGTCCGCCCTGCGAACAGCGGCACGGAATCGGGAATATTGGAGACATTCAGGTTTGGAGCGGTGCGCGGCAGGATTGGATTCCGATCGAGCAGGTCACGGACGGACGGCATGTGGAGTGGGAAACGCCGGTGGTTCATCGGCTCAACCGCATGCGCGTTCTGCGCGTTTTCTGCAAGCAGATCCACGGCACGACCGACAGCCTGCTGCGGCAGCTGCGCCCGTCGATTGAAGCCATCGATTTGCCGGAAGGCTACACGCTGGAATGGGGCGGCGAACACGAAGAGCAGGTCGAGGCGAACAGTAAGCTGATGTCCAATGTTCCGATCGCGTTTGCCGCGATGTTCCTGATTTCGGTTCTGCTGTTTAATACCTTGCGCCACCCGCTGATTATTTTTCTCGGGCTGCCGCTGGCCGTCATCGGCGTGGCGGCCGGCATGCTGCTGGCGGACAAGCCGTTCGGTTTCATGGCCATGCTGGGATTCCTCAGCCTGTCCGGGATGCTCATCAAAAACGAGATTGTCCTGCTGGATCAAATCAACATCGAGCTGGCGGCCGGGAAAAAACCGTACCGCGCCGTGCTGGATTCCGCCGCCGGGCGCGTCCGGCCGGTTTGTATGGCGGCGTTCACGACGGTGCTGGGGATGACGCCGCTGCTGTGGGATGCGTTTTTTGCCCCGATGGCGGTGACGATTATGGGCGGGCTGGCGTTCGCCACCGTGCTCACGCTGGTCGTCGTGCCGGTGCTCTACAGCACGTTTTTCAAAGTTTACAGAGAGGAGGTGTCACGTTGA
- a CDS encoding efflux RND transporter periplasmic adaptor subunit, producing the protein MKKRGRFAAGLAGGAVLVLLSTAALRSRGVQGEEPEPVIRPVPTCAARALSSDSVRRFPGTVRANRRVELAFSVSGLLEQLNAGEGRSIRKGETIARLDQRDFRYALDRAQATLANARQEWERYTRLREQKVATDAEYESAQAAYDIALAEFQIRQKALEDTVLCAPFDGMIVQRHVENHEHVQAKHPIVSFQDISLVEVLFQVPERLIAQGGTEVFKSLQVCFDADSGRWFPAEVREHSAKSNRITQTYDVVLVLAPPADLRVLPGMTATVRAGIATAPAALQFAHNATRIPVEALCRGGSGKSYVWVIDPAGGTPRKVFVESADFCGDCVDVRSALRPGEQVAVAGLHALREDIPVRPLAAGKEGLDG; encoded by the coding sequence ATGAAGAAGAGGGGTCGATTTGCGGCCGGTTTGGCCGGCGGAGCAGTGCTTGTGCTTTTGAGTACGGCAGCCCTGAGGAGCAGAGGGGTGCAGGGTGAAGAACCGGAACCGGTTATTCGTCCGGTTCCGACCTGTGCGGCCCGGGCATTATCCAGCGATTCGGTTCGCCGGTTCCCCGGCACGGTCCGCGCGAACCGGCGCGTTGAGCTGGCTTTTTCTGTTTCCGGTTTGCTGGAGCAGCTCAACGCCGGGGAGGGACGCAGTATTCGCAAGGGGGAAACCATTGCCCGGCTGGATCAGCGCGACTTTCGGTATGCGCTGGATCGAGCCCAGGCAACGCTCGCCAACGCCCGGCAGGAATGGGAGCGCTATACCCGGTTGCGGGAACAGAAGGTTGCGACGGACGCGGAATACGAAAGTGCCCAGGCCGCGTATGATATTGCGCTGGCGGAGTTTCAGATCCGTCAGAAGGCCTTGGAGGATACGGTGCTGTGCGCTCCTTTTGACGGCATGATTGTACAGCGCCATGTCGAAAACCATGAGCACGTACAGGCCAAGCACCCGATTGTTTCGTTTCAGGACATTTCGCTTGTTGAAGTGCTCTTTCAGGTTCCGGAGCGGCTTATTGCGCAGGGCGGAACGGAAGTCTTCAAGTCGCTGCAGGTTTGCTTTGATGCTGACAGCGGCCGCTGGTTCCCGGCCGAAGTTCGGGAGCACAGCGCGAAGTCCAACCGCATAACGCAGACCTACGATGTGGTTCTTGTGCTGGCTCCGCCTGCAGACCTACGCGTCTTGCCCGGCATGACAGCCACGGTGCGGGCAGGGATTGCGACGGCGCCCGCCGCATTGCAATTTGCTCATAACGCCACGCGAATCCCGGTCGAGGCATTATGCCGTGGGGGCAGCGGAAAATCCTATGTGTGGGTCATCGATCCGGCCGGCGGAACGCCTCGGAAGGTCTTCGTTGAGTCCGCCGATTTTTGCGGCGATTGTGTTGATGTCCGTTCGGCTCTGCGGCCCGGAGAGCAGGTCGCCGTTGCCGGTTTGCACGCCCTGCGGGAAGACATTCCGGTGCGCCCGCTGGCCGCCGGGAAGGAGGGGTTGGACGGATGA
- a CDS encoding MarR family winged helix-turn-helix transcriptional regulator: MRFMDSKEELAKTAIRQLLRIANRYARIEKMPISIGDGMEITTREVHTIQAVGEREQMCVTDVAAHFGVTKSAASQLIAKLEKKGFVEKMPLPGNNKELQLSLTEMGWQAFRAHETFHGKDLKRLIDLLGAYPLQQIATLSVMLEAIGSIMDERLGES; encoded by the coding sequence ATGCGTTTCATGGATTCAAAAGAAGAGCTTGCCAAAACCGCGATCCGCCAGCTGTTGCGAATTGCAAACCGCTATGCCCGCATTGAAAAAATGCCGATTTCAATCGGCGACGGCATGGAGATTACGACCCGCGAGGTGCATACGATCCAGGCGGTTGGAGAGCGCGAGCAGATGTGTGTCACCGATGTGGCCGCTCATTTCGGGGTGACGAAGAGCGCCGCGTCGCAGCTCATCGCCAAGCTTGAAAAAAAGGGGTTTGTTGAAAAGATGCCGCTTCCTGGAAACAATAAAGAGCTGCAGCTGTCATTGACGGAGATGGGCTGGCAGGCCTTTCGGGCGCATGAGACGTTTCACGGGAAAGATTTGAAGCGCCTGATTGATTTGTTGGGGGCGTATCCGCTGCAGCAGATTGCGACGCTTTCGGTGATGCTGGAGGCGATCGGTTCGATTATGGATGAGCGGCTCGGCGAGTCCTAA